The Chryseolinea soli genome contains a region encoding:
- a CDS encoding DUF6493 family protein, giving the protein MLKKYLVEQIKDKNWKTVIQSCQSLKDGERLELIKLLKDEDTTKDIFDEVDRTLGEEERAAFYENQSRVRRCYYLALLACTRNYSDLKQTESKVNGWVLNPLRELLCHSDYVALEAFFNLFPPDYLDKVIQEMAKDKFRIVDFRTLWRIYELGWVSFDEAYFTRSLFTIQMFNRNTKTDTDFLAGNEKAFHQVFLVFYRNEVPVLDISKWQAREGFVCKKVYEYWTEVIILLNERGIVFDRSIIKNLLESLLNNWKKGHLDWHTRLLEFFHPTEDELLEHQTLLFALFGTNNPSLINFALRNIQTIRKAKRFNGLGFIENFALCFSNDKCIKAIFSGLDIVENVLTNPDYKDVDFSERLAVLLMHADANLQMKTATLLRKFTNAEDLNIIAAPYTSYLKQKTKDTLSISSESKASVNADIAETKQVAELAIASNWDELLFQVGNCIHTKSATDIDLLLEGINQLQNQIPVDLEKQLKPYTKQLFNRSWENHVMAYFSLFIEGWINEKEIDSDEGRYDPIPFLKNKCNRLIEKLKKKNRLSFLSTPTHRPFFIHPTALVKRVLAYEEVDGVIFYEDLIVACNRTWFKNADNESRTLAKKMKGKYAKALSYFLGVSDKIEPTEETLALWAQVTRIRNPDAVFTEFDNTSAREYPSVIHPLMLDFRIHTESNQYATWHKMILGGNWNKAWYLDQEPISYDHIFYNVSTLKKASRIDIPYQLSLNPNYVDGQISRYIPNWTTGNEVDGFESCLFPLQFLVENKIETHHSGWIYIAACLMFEKKISRELAGEYIEMALVEQHKDLDYLADLIGSLTAQKFGPVNRLLEFFDKPNTNHPVNAFKFKVLGKCLEHFDMQQLPANSKKVVEYYEEWVHRLGVKGNEELLAKVKTKKK; this is encoded by the coding sequence GTGTTAAAGAAATACCTTGTCGAACAGATAAAAGATAAAAATTGGAAGACCGTAATCCAATCTTGTCAGTCACTAAAGGATGGCGAAAGACTGGAGCTTATAAAACTCCTGAAGGATGAGGACACCACGAAGGACATTTTTGATGAAGTGGATCGTACGTTGGGTGAAGAAGAACGGGCTGCATTTTATGAGAATCAATCCCGGGTAAGGAGATGCTACTACTTGGCCCTTCTTGCCTGCACACGTAATTATTCTGATCTGAAGCAAACAGAATCGAAAGTGAATGGTTGGGTATTAAACCCACTGCGTGAATTGCTGTGTCATTCGGATTACGTGGCGCTGGAAGCTTTTTTTAATCTGTTTCCGCCTGACTATCTGGACAAGGTAATCCAGGAAATGGCGAAAGATAAATTCAGGATTGTTGATTTTAGAACCCTGTGGAGAATTTATGAGTTAGGATGGGTAAGTTTTGATGAGGCTTATTTCACCAGAAGCCTGTTTACCATCCAGATGTTTAATAGAAACACAAAAACAGACACGGATTTCTTAGCGGGGAATGAGAAAGCGTTTCACCAGGTTTTTCTAGTTTTTTATAGAAATGAGGTACCGGTTCTGGACATTTCGAAATGGCAAGCGAGAGAGGGGTTTGTTTGCAAAAAGGTGTATGAATATTGGACGGAAGTAATTATTCTATTAAATGAAAGGGGAATAGTTTTTGATCGATCGATCATTAAGAATCTGTTGGAGTCGCTGCTGAATAACTGGAAGAAAGGTCATTTAGATTGGCACACCAGGCTGCTTGAATTTTTTCATCCAACGGAAGATGAATTGCTGGAGCATCAAACTTTACTCTTCGCGCTGTTCGGCACGAATAACCCCAGTCTCATCAATTTTGCCTTAAGGAATATCCAAACCATTCGTAAAGCGAAACGATTTAATGGCCTGGGCTTTATTGAAAACTTTGCCTTATGTTTCTCCAATGACAAATGCATCAAAGCGATTTTTTCCGGTTTGGATATCGTGGAAAACGTACTTACTAACCCCGATTACAAGGACGTGGATTTTTCCGAACGGTTAGCGGTGTTACTGATGCATGCTGACGCAAACCTTCAGATGAAGACTGCAACGCTATTGCGTAAGTTTACCAATGCCGAGGATTTGAATATCATCGCTGCCCCGTACACTTCGTATCTGAAGCAAAAAACAAAAGATACACTTTCCATTTCAAGTGAGTCAAAAGCAAGCGTAAATGCGGATATAGCGGAGACCAAACAAGTTGCGGAATTGGCTATTGCTTCCAACTGGGATGAATTGCTATTCCAGGTTGGCAATTGCATTCACACCAAATCGGCAACAGATATAGATCTGTTATTGGAGGGAATCAATCAACTTCAAAATCAGATTCCGGTTGATTTGGAGAAGCAATTGAAGCCTTACACCAAACAACTTTTTAATAGGTCATGGGAAAATCATGTAATGGCTTATTTTTCATTGTTCATCGAGGGATGGATAAATGAAAAGGAAATCGATTCAGACGAAGGCAGGTATGACCCTATTCCTTTTCTCAAAAACAAGTGTAATCGATTGATTGAAAAATTGAAGAAGAAGAATCGTTTATCCTTTCTTTCAACGCCAACGCATCGGCCCTTTTTCATTCATCCCACGGCTTTGGTAAAAAGAGTTCTGGCTTATGAAGAAGTTGACGGTGTGATTTTCTATGAAGACTTGATCGTGGCTTGCAATCGTACGTGGTTTAAAAATGCAGACAATGAATCGAGGACGTTGGCGAAAAAAATGAAGGGAAAATATGCGAAGGCCTTGTCATATTTTTTAGGTGTCTCTGATAAAATTGAACCTACTGAAGAGACTCTTGCCCTATGGGCGCAGGTAACAAGAATCAGGAACCCCGATGCCGTATTTACGGAGTTTGACAATACAAGCGCGAGGGAGTATCCGTCTGTGATTCATCCGTTAATGCTAGACTTTCGTATCCACACGGAATCGAATCAATACGCCACCTGGCACAAAATGATACTGGGAGGAAATTGGAATAAAGCGTGGTACCTCGATCAGGAGCCCATCAGCTATGACCACATTTTTTACAATGTCAGCACGTTAAAGAAAGCATCCCGTATTGATATACCCTATCAGTTAAGTCTGAATCCGAATTATGTTGACGGACAGATTAGCCGTTATATACCCAATTGGACTACCGGAAATGAAGTGGACGGATTTGAGTCCTGTTTGTTTCCATTGCAATTCCTGGTTGAAAATAAAATCGAAACGCATCACAGTGGATGGATTTATATAGCGGCTTGCCTGATGTTTGAGAAAAAAATATCAAGGGAATTGGCCGGTGAGTATATTGAAATGGCATTGGTTGAACAACATAAAGACCTGGATTACTTGGCTGATCTGATTGGTAGCCTCACCGCACAAAAATTTGGACCGGTGAACCGGCTACTGGAATTTTTTGATAAGCCCAACACGAATCATCCTGTAAATGCTTTTAAATTTAAAGTACTAGGAAAATGTCTTGAGCATTTCGACATGCAACAACTGCCCGCCAATAGCAAAAAAGTCGTGGAGTATTATGAAGAATGGGTGCATCGCCTGGGCGTGAAAGGAAATGAAGAGCTCTTGGCCAAAGTCAAAACAAAGAAGAAATAA
- a CDS encoding SWIM zinc finger family protein translates to MVQDFEYRYASASTAQVKDGSTALLFAHCSEIIEENNVRCFFYGQIKDSFIVSKCMSALARTVGSHYALTPSQIFYLKDPIVSVGNKEMRWEAFSSCNSVYARIDILENGIDGEFLQSGCTNIDFNSDTVRAFNTVTQKEKLSVSIGSKEVNISTERSSTQEKKVKLPNRWIKGLGNVQVYLSSMELAFTLTKIEATQLFNTLPKTAVKGNYYLYKSGLSYQFSPSSKPGGLKIGGVHRLNLLQNLLLLTESVSFYKSDDEQCVAVLLRFGNIRMSFLFSESVYRGFSGEGKNLEALTEQVSEELILGINNFFKTNEVFHPTLISIEHDIPLTVMETLQSSLSSIGLLGYELGDRQFFYRRLPFKLERLKSFNPRIQNAIKLVRDNEVTILQQTDQYIKAEVKGSGDVLHMVIANNDVFQCTCNWYTANKNNRGLCKHILAVKMTLSK, encoded by the coding sequence ATGGTTCAGGATTTTGAATATCGGTATGCGTCTGCATCAACTGCCCAGGTAAAAGATGGCAGCACGGCATTGCTGTTTGCGCATTGTTCGGAAATTATTGAAGAGAACAATGTGCGTTGTTTTTTCTATGGACAGATTAAAGATTCCTTCATAGTGTCAAAATGCATGAGCGCGCTGGCCCGGACGGTAGGTTCCCATTATGCGCTTACGCCATCTCAAATTTTTTACTTAAAGGACCCGATCGTTTCGGTAGGGAACAAAGAAATGCGTTGGGAAGCATTTTCATCCTGCAATAGCGTTTATGCCCGTATTGATATTTTGGAAAATGGTATTGATGGGGAGTTCCTGCAATCTGGCTGCACCAATATCGACTTTAACTCCGATACCGTCAGGGCATTTAATACGGTTACTCAGAAAGAAAAGCTATCGGTAAGTATAGGTTCGAAGGAAGTGAATATCTCTACAGAGCGGAGTAGCACACAGGAGAAGAAAGTCAAATTACCCAACCGGTGGATTAAGGGCTTGGGGAATGTGCAGGTTTATCTTTCGTCGATGGAGCTTGCCTTTACCCTTACGAAGATTGAAGCAACTCAACTTTTTAATACGTTACCAAAGACAGCCGTAAAGGGAAACTATTATCTATACAAAAGCGGGTTGTCTTATCAATTCTCCCCTTCATCAAAACCTGGCGGCTTGAAAATAGGAGGGGTACACCGACTGAATTTACTGCAAAACTTGCTTTTGCTCACCGAATCCGTCAGCTTCTATAAAAGTGATGATGAGCAGTGTGTGGCGGTGTTGTTGCGATTTGGGAATATTCGGATGTCATTTCTTTTTTCAGAAAGTGTATATCGTGGATTTTCAGGTGAAGGAAAGAATTTGGAGGCCTTAACTGAACAGGTTTCCGAAGAACTGATCCTTGGAATTAATAATTTTTTTAAAACGAATGAAGTATTTCATCCCACGTTGATTTCAATTGAACATGACATTCCGCTTACGGTAATGGAGACGCTGCAATCATCCTTGTCCAGTATAGGGTTATTGGGGTACGAACTTGGTGATCGCCAGTTTTTCTACAGGAGACTTCCGTTTAAATTGGAGCGTCTAAAAAGCTTTAACCCAAGAATTCAAAATGCCATTAAACTTGTAAGGGATAATGAGGTGACGATCCTTCAGCAAACCGACCAATACATAAAAGCTGAAGTAAAAGGTTCAGGAGATGTATTGCATATGGTCATTGCGAATAATGATGTTTTTCAATGCACCTGTAACTGGTACACGGCCAATAAAAACAATCGAGGTTTATGTAAGCACATTTTGGCAGTGAAAATGACATTGAGCAAGTAG
- a CDS encoding VOC family protein, with protein MKNMNLVSLRIITADIKRLVQFLEKATNLPARWATDDFAEIVTSSFTLAIGSTRTLSFFGENIAQPANNKSVIIEFRVENVDDDYERIKDLTREIVQKPTTMPWGNRSLLFRDPDGNLINFFTPVSPEAIKKFA; from the coding sequence ATGAAAAACATGAATTTAGTATCGCTAAGAATTATCACCGCAGACATCAAACGCCTGGTTCAATTTCTTGAAAAAGCTACTAACCTACCGGCCCGGTGGGCTACGGACGACTTTGCCGAGATTGTTACAAGTTCTTTTACACTGGCCATCGGCAGCACGCGCACGTTGAGCTTTTTCGGTGAGAATATTGCACAACCTGCTAACAACAAAAGTGTGATTATAGAATTCCGTGTCGAAAATGTAGATGACGATTATGAGAGAATTAAAGATTTAACCCGTGAGATTGTTCAAAAGCCTACGACCATGCCCTGGGGAAATCGTTCCTTATTATTTCGCGATCCGGATGGCAATTTAATTAATTTTTTTACCCCCGTCAGCCCTGAGGCAATCAAGAAATTCGCTTAA
- a CDS encoding helix-turn-helix transcriptional regulator produces MKDNDTKRISRLTAILTQLQTKRILTSTTLAEKFDVSVRTIYRDIRALEQAGVPIVTEDGKGYSLMDGYRIPPVMFTENEANALITAEQLVLKNRDSSLIKEYTEAINKIKSVLLYATKEKVELLANRIAVSPAIPHSNTSDSLTLIQNALTAFKVLNITYQSEHKDERTERKIEPFAFYYNLQESWTLIAYCRLRKDYRMFRLSRILKIEPLDLNFTPHKLTLKEYLDSKEKNFHNP; encoded by the coding sequence ATGAAAGATAACGACACAAAAAGAATTTCCCGTCTGACTGCCATCTTAACCCAGCTGCAAACGAAAAGAATATTGACTTCAACAACGCTTGCTGAAAAGTTTGATGTAAGTGTAAGGACAATTTATAGAGATATCCGGGCATTAGAACAAGCTGGCGTACCTATCGTAACCGAAGATGGGAAGGGATATTCTCTTATGGATGGCTATAGAATTCCGCCCGTCATGTTTACCGAAAATGAAGCAAATGCTTTAATCACGGCTGAACAATTAGTACTAAAAAACAGGGACAGTTCTCTTATTAAAGAATATACCGAAGCGATTAATAAAATAAAATCCGTTTTGCTTTATGCAACAAAAGAGAAAGTTGAATTATTAGCCAATAGGATTGCCGTGAGCCCTGCCATACCCCATTCAAACACGAGCGATTCTTTGACGTTAATCCAAAACGCCTTGACCGCCTTTAAAGTTTTGAATATCACCTATCAGTCAGAACACAAAGACGAAAGAACAGAAAGGAAAATTGAGCCTTTTGCATTCTATTATAACCTACAAGAGAGCTGGACGCTTATCGCATACTGCAGACTAAGGAAGGACTACAGAATGTTCCGCCTAAGCAGAATTTTAAAAATTGAACCTCTTGATTTGAACTTCACGCCCCACAAACTGACCTTAAAGGAATATTTAGACAGTAAAGAGAAAAACTTTCACAACCCCTGA
- a CDS encoding ABC transporter permease encodes MKKQNSKPPILAEKFFAWYCDNAAIEDLHGDMTELFYANLERMSVTRAKLKYCQQVLSLVFSYAIKKRKQRSVYRPYSSHSINQNFMIGNYFKVASRNILKRKMYSFINAFGLSVGIAFCILIYLFIRDEKSFDQFHANKNQIYRMEAKRNSKNPSGRDASLQFGLRNVLKDEVPQIKYATRFNTGRTVVLRYRDKIFSEKISYVDGDFFKMFSFKLFAGNAEKLFENTLEAVITPAIAEKYFGKEDAMGKIISIDNGGERLFTIAGIIEAPPANSSLDFQILVPEESIPGYEKQMTDWRAFGTPCFVQLSDNADAAQFRASLGKVGQKYMGDIELAFTPLTEMHLMKSVGWHKVSDPQYAYILGGLALLILVMACINYISLALTTSASRRKEVGVRKVTGAGRKQLMYQFGFESLLLACISMLIGIMLVILFLPSFNQFTGKGIVIAWNDWAELLSMGLALTFVVGLLAGSYPSVFLSRFQPALVLKGHSTSQLQAGFTKPLVVLQFFLSASLIICSVIMYRQMKFVATKDLGYNKEQTLVIQTQTGWRDKEANKIVERFRTRAQGESGIVSVAGTGSSFNQGVGRFWYKFNDEEKAAYVYAVDPNYLPTLGIQLAQGRNFDANIFSDSSAVIVNEALVKDLKWTDPLNEHLNWREDTVGLGSKVIGVVKDYHFLSLEENIEPLFLTMDEFFGYHTKMLVRVEAGNIPASVDKVRSMWKELFPDKPLDYTFLDQDVAKQYESYERWMSITGLATGFAILISCMGLFGLAGINAVNRTKEIGIRKVLGAGMSSIFILLNKQYVWLSLIAFALAVPLSWYLMSQWLTSFKFSIAISWELFALSTLAGLVIALATVSYHAFKTALVNPAETLKYE; translated from the coding sequence ATGAAAAAGCAAAACAGTAAGCCACCCATTCTTGCCGAGAAGTTCTTCGCGTGGTATTGCGACAATGCCGCTATCGAAGACCTGCATGGCGACATGACCGAATTGTTTTATGCCAACCTTGAACGCATGAGCGTCACCAGGGCCAAGTTAAAATATTGCCAACAGGTATTATCACTTGTGTTTTCATATGCCATCAAAAAACGAAAACAGAGATCCGTTTATCGTCCGTATTCAAGCCATTCAATAAATCAAAATTTTATGATCGGCAATTATTTTAAAGTAGCCTCACGCAACATACTCAAGCGCAAAATGTATTCGTTCATCAATGCCTTTGGCTTGAGTGTTGGTATTGCATTTTGCATCTTGATTTATCTCTTCATTCGGGATGAGAAAAGCTTTGATCAATTCCATGCGAACAAAAACCAGATCTATCGCATGGAGGCTAAAAGAAACTCAAAGAATCCCTCCGGGCGCGACGCATCGCTTCAGTTTGGCCTCCGAAATGTCCTGAAAGATGAAGTGCCACAAATAAAATACGCAACCCGTTTCAATACTGGCAGAACGGTAGTATTGCGGTACCGCGACAAAATTTTTTCTGAGAAGATTTCATATGTTGATGGTGATTTTTTCAAGATGTTCTCCTTTAAGTTATTCGCGGGTAACGCGGAAAAGCTTTTCGAAAACACACTTGAAGCCGTGATCACACCCGCGATTGCCGAAAAGTATTTTGGAAAAGAAGACGCGATGGGAAAGATCATTTCCATTGACAATGGAGGCGAAAGACTTTTTACCATTGCCGGAATAATTGAGGCGCCTCCTGCCAATTCAAGCCTCGATTTTCAAATTTTAGTGCCGGAAGAGAGCATTCCCGGATACGAAAAACAAATGACGGATTGGAGAGCCTTTGGTACACCTTGCTTTGTTCAACTCTCGGATAATGCTGATGCTGCCCAATTCCGTGCCAGCCTCGGTAAAGTTGGTCAAAAATACATGGGCGATATCGAACTTGCCTTCACTCCGCTCACGGAAATGCATTTAATGAAATCGGTGGGATGGCACAAAGTAAGCGATCCGCAATATGCCTATATTCTCGGGGGACTTGCTTTGTTGATTTTGGTGATGGCTTGCATCAACTATATTTCGTTGGCGCTCACCACGTCTGCATCGCGAAGGAAAGAAGTGGGCGTACGAAAAGTAACCGGCGCAGGCCGCAAACAACTCATGTATCAATTTGGATTTGAATCTTTGTTGTTGGCGTGTATCTCCATGCTTATTGGAATAATGCTTGTCATTCTCTTTCTGCCTTCATTCAATCAGTTTACCGGAAAAGGAATTGTAATTGCCTGGAACGACTGGGCTGAGTTGTTGAGCATGGGGCTTGCACTTACTTTTGTTGTTGGGCTTCTGGCAGGAAGTTATCCGTCCGTTTTTCTGTCGCGCTTTCAACCTGCACTGGTCTTGAAAGGACATTCTACTTCTCAGCTTCAAGCAGGCTTTACGAAACCGTTGGTTGTGTTGCAATTCTTTTTATCAGCCAGTCTTATCATTTGTTCTGTGATTATGTATCGTCAAATGAAATTTGTGGCCACGAAAGACCTCGGGTACAATAAAGAGCAGACGCTCGTCATCCAAACACAAACCGGATGGCGGGATAAGGAAGCCAACAAAATCGTGGAACGCTTCAGAACGCGCGCACAGGGCGAGAGCGGAATCGTTTCTGTCGCCGGTACAGGCTCATCTTTCAACCAAGGGGTGGGCCGTTTTTGGTACAAATTCAACGACGAAGAAAAGGCGGCCTATGTTTATGCCGTTGATCCGAATTATCTCCCCACGCTCGGCATTCAACTTGCGCAAGGAAGAAATTTCGATGCGAACATATTCTCAGATTCGTCTGCGGTCATCGTAAACGAAGCGTTGGTGAAAGACCTGAAGTGGACCGATCCGCTGAACGAACATTTGAACTGGCGTGAAGACACGGTTGGCCTCGGCTCCAAAGTGATAGGGGTTGTGAAAGACTATCATTTCCTGTCACTCGAGGAAAACATAGAACCTTTGTTTCTCACGATGGACGAATTTTTCGGTTATCACACAAAAATGTTGGTTCGTGTAGAAGCCGGAAATATTCCGGCTTCCGTTGACAAAGTACGCAGCATGTGGAAAGAGCTTTTCCCTGACAAACCGCTAGACTACACTTTTCTCGATCAGGATGTAGCGAAGCAATATGAAAGCTATGAGCGGTGGATGAGCATCACAGGTCTCGCTACCGGATTTGCCATTTTGATTTCTTGCATGGGTTTGTTCGGACTGGCGGGCATCAACGCCGTAAACCGAACAAAAGAAATAGGAATACGAAAAGTATTGGGTGCCGGAATGTCCTCCATTTTTATTCTCCTCAACAAACAATATGTGTGGCTGTCGCTGATTGCCTTTGCGTTGGCCGTGCCACTCTCCTGGTATCTGATGAGCCAATGGCTCACGAGTTTCAAATTCTCGATCGCGATCAGCTGGGAGTTATTTGCATTAAGTACATTGGCAGGATTGGTGATCGCACTGGCAACGGTAAGTTATCACGCCTTTAAAACCGCGTTGGTAAATCCTGCAGAGACATTGAAGTATGAGTGA
- a CDS encoding PadR family transcriptional regulator: protein MQQKIWFWSVLSHILTNIHHFSANIFLIIETYATLACVFLKIDFMKGYIGEFEELVLLTIASLGEDAYGVSIKEDIEKRSDRSISIGALHSTITRLEEKGLIKSWLGEPTQERGGRRKRFFEITHQGKLSLHHIKDLRDELWKLSRTALSLAK from the coding sequence ATGCAACAAAAAATATGGTTCTGGAGCGTCCTGAGCCATATTCTAACCAACATCCATCATTTTTCCGCCAATATCTTCTTAATAATAGAAACATATGCTACATTAGCCTGCGTCTTTTTAAAGATTGATTTTATGAAAGGATACATTGGTGAATTTGAAGAACTCGTTTTGCTGACGATCGCCAGCCTGGGTGAAGATGCATACGGGGTTTCTATTAAAGAGGATATCGAAAAAAGAAGCGACCGCAGCATTAGCATTGGAGCCCTGCATTCAACCATTACCCGATTGGAGGAGAAAGGACTGATAAAATCCTGGCTTGGAGAACCTACCCAGGAAAGAGGCGGGAGAAGAAAGCGTTTCTTTGAGATCACGCATCAAGGCAAACTAAGTCTCCACCACATCAAGGATTTGAGGGATGAACTTTGGAAACTTTCCAGAACGGCACTTTCTCTCGCCAAATGA
- a CDS encoding polysaccharide deacetylase family protein produces MIKFRSLLVFLLVFLLFSCGGDVDPLFVRVRITKFPENKTAALSITFDDGCPSVFTKIIPLLDQYNLKGTFLIIARAASERQEWDKWNALIANGHEVGNHSMTHSYYLGTIEDNAILEREIDSSYFVLASHLSKPPFSFGHPFHSTSPQADNIVFKHHFATKISPQGFCHMVPLYNGPSFKEELKEGIEKRKWIVTTAHGIDDCFAPITYEVLQNVVQTVVASRNDLYIDTFENLSKYKIERKNTEVRITGSADNFTVTLINDLPEIFNVPLTLAIPNLSADQPEIVPLKGKIWSTRTDKRNTYVTVDPEGSFSVKRK; encoded by the coding sequence ATGATCAAATTTCGCTCTCTCCTCGTGTTTTTGCTGGTGTTTTTGCTGTTCTCGTGTGGGGGAGACGTGGATCCCCTTTTCGTCCGGGTCCGTATAACGAAATTTCCTGAAAACAAGACTGCCGCGCTGTCGATTACCTTCGACGATGGATGCCCTTCCGTTTTCACAAAGATCATTCCACTGCTGGACCAGTACAACTTAAAAGGCACGTTCTTAATCATCGCACGAGCCGCCTCTGAACGGCAGGAATGGGACAAATGGAATGCGCTCATTGCAAACGGACACGAGGTCGGAAATCACTCCATGACACATTCTTACTATCTGGGAACTATTGAAGACAATGCCATCCTGGAACGTGAAATTGATTCGAGCTACTTTGTGCTCGCCAGCCACCTGAGCAAACCTCCGTTTTCATTTGGACACCCGTTTCACAGTACGAGTCCGCAAGCCGACAATATCGTTTTCAAGCATCACTTTGCAACAAAAATATCACCACAGGGATTTTGTCACATGGTTCCGCTTTACAACGGCCCATCGTTCAAAGAAGAATTGAAAGAGGGAATTGAAAAACGCAAGTGGATCGTTACCACGGCACACGGAATAGACGATTGTTTTGCACCGATCACCTATGAGGTGTTGCAGAATGTTGTCCAAACCGTGGTGGCATCACGTAACGACCTCTACATCGACACGTTCGAAAATCTTTCAAAATATAAAATCGAAAGAAAGAATACCGAGGTGCGCATCACGGGAAGTGCAGACAATTTTACCGTTACCCTCATCAATGATCTGCCGGAAATATTCAATGTACCGCTTACACTCGCCATCCCTAACCTCTCCGCGGATCAACCTGAGATCGTTCCCTTGAAGGGGAAGATCTGGAGCACGCGTACTGACAAACGCAACACCTATGTGACCGTAGATCCCGAGGGATCATTTTCGGTTAAACGAAAATAA
- a CDS encoding DUF1569 domain-containing protein — MKKSLLDKAAVTEIIGRVKNLNTESKGRWGKMTVTEMLLHCNLCNRRILEEDVRYIRPSARQRVIKFIVLYILAKIPKNNRGTPDNDTSGLIDVEYFNEQREFFMETLLRFPERKTPFRSLHPVMGYMRNEDWGIVSWMHMDHHLRQFGV; from the coding sequence ATGAAGAAAAGTTTATTGGATAAGGCAGCCGTTACGGAAATCATCGGAAGAGTCAAAAACCTGAACACAGAAAGTAAAGGGCGTTGGGGCAAGATGACCGTGACCGAAATGCTGCTTCATTGCAACCTTTGCAACCGCCGCATCTTGGAAGAAGACGTTCGCTACATTCGACCATCGGCGAGGCAGCGGGTTATAAAATTCATAGTACTATACATCCTGGCGAAGATCCCAAAAAACAATCGAGGCACTCCTGACAATGATACTAGCGGACTGATCGACGTGGAATATTTCAACGAGCAAAGGGAATTTTTTATGGAGACACTGCTTCGATTTCCCGAACGGAAGACTCCGTTCAGGTCGCTACACCCCGTTATGGGATATATGCGCAACGAGGATTGGGGCATTGTTAGCTGGATGCACATGGATCATCATCTTAGGCAATTCGGGGTTTGA